Proteins encoded together in one Triticum dicoccoides isolate Atlit2015 ecotype Zavitan chromosome 7B, WEW_v2.0, whole genome shotgun sequence window:
- the LOC119337199 gene encoding 40S ribosomal protein S27 produces MVLQNDIDLLNPPAELEKLKHKKKRLVQSPNSFFMDVKCQGCFNITTVFSHSQTVVVCPGCQTVLCQPTGGKARLTEGCSFRRKGD; encoded by the exons ATG gtgctgCAGAACGACATCGACCTCCTCAACCCGCCGGCGGAGCTCGAGAAGCTCAAGCACAAGAAGAAGCGCCTCGTCCAGTCCCCCAACTCCTTCTTCATG GACGTCAAGTGCCAGGGCTGCTTCAACAT CACTACTGTGTTCAGCCACTCCCAGACTGTCGTGGTGTGCCCGGGCTGCCAAACAGTGCTCTGCCAGCCAACGGGTGGCAAGGCCAGGCTAACCGAGGGTTGCTCCTTCCGCCGCAAGGGCGACTAA